In a genomic window of Candidatus Zixiibacteriota bacterium:
- a CDS encoding DUF87 domain-containing protein — protein sequence MTKSGRITLFIINFFLLMVIFFVTTGRFFPSSEQSVVLFSSLLMLSFVTLFLEHFFTSPTDVMASTIAILLLLSPLHPQLSKLGRWYWIFFGYNLLLLLTSLVALLLLDDNKSSAAMQNRVSSTLKRFSVFFGNGRFLFFVLFFLTLLFYVDSQSGRFLVIAGYASVILLIDPKGFVLSSWRSRRKAGLDIGEIIGVQSRNTFLAKLYTERVPVRRFDIVAFRYSMDEGHRVFKGMIVDNFLLNEQQWIKILATDDILKALGSEPHTEIGATNVVSKIQGCIVPEFLGRFVGLVIERSSIMKLRFDYAGRLGISEGNLLEAHVSGKKVLYQVTQGLTEIEALEQKNEAGLVVGESVQLGIWDPDRLLFEKYGWVPEINTPLFMASHAPEYVAQQGEKQVGSIPGTNYPVLMNLRQAVTHHTAILGITGSGKSVFCRDLIRNIIVNGTKVICVDFTNEYRNKFPNLAPANVVTDAHKKELFEAINLLSTELEKFGSQQNKKLIADMTQILKERFYEAVKVFMQSDKTLALFELPDVSNTTGILEYTKWFFHGLFQVARQDANFGKQVCVVLEEAHTVIPEWNFIGVEEKKAQSLVNSISQIALQGRKYNVGFIVVAQRTANVSKTVLTQCNTIVAFQQFDRTSSDFLLNYMGAEMVAALPALRFRQAIAVGKAFRSGVPLIFEVPVIKEE from the coding sequence GTGACCAAATCTGGGCGGATCACACTCTTCATAATCAACTTCTTCCTCCTGATGGTGATCTTTTTCGTCACAACAGGTCGTTTCTTTCCGTCTTCAGAGCAGTCCGTGGTCCTTTTTTCCTCGTTGCTTATGCTATCGTTCGTTACGCTCTTCCTTGAGCATTTCTTCACGTCACCAACTGACGTCATGGCATCAACTATCGCGATCTTGCTGTTGCTGTCGCCGCTTCACCCCCAGTTGTCGAAGCTCGGCCGATGGTACTGGATCTTCTTTGGATACAACCTCCTTCTCCTGCTGACGTCACTGGTCGCGCTACTCTTGCTGGACGACAATAAGTCGTCAGCGGCGATGCAGAACCGCGTCTCATCGACTCTAAAGAGGTTCTCTGTCTTCTTCGGGAACGGGCGCTTTCTCTTCTTTGTGCTGTTTTTCCTAACTCTTTTGTTCTACGTGGACAGTCAATCCGGTCGGTTTCTCGTCATAGCAGGTTATGCATCGGTGATCCTTCTCATTGACCCCAAGGGCTTTGTGCTCTCGTCGTGGCGGTCGAGGCGAAAGGCTGGCCTCGACATTGGCGAAATAATCGGGGTCCAATCACGGAACACGTTTCTGGCAAAGCTCTACACCGAGCGCGTTCCAGTAAGGCGATTTGACATAGTCGCATTTCGCTACTCCATGGACGAGGGGCACCGTGTTTTCAAAGGGATGATTGTCGACAATTTCCTCTTGAACGAACAGCAGTGGATCAAGATTCTTGCCACCGATGATATCCTTAAAGCGCTCGGGTCCGAACCACACACCGAGATCGGTGCTACGAACGTCGTATCTAAGATCCAGGGGTGCATTGTGCCCGAGTTTCTTGGGCGCTTTGTTGGCCTGGTTATCGAGCGATCCAGCATCATGAAATTGCGTTTCGACTATGCAGGCCGTCTTGGGATTTCCGAAGGAAATTTGCTCGAGGCACATGTGTCCGGTAAGAAAGTGCTTTACCAGGTCACCCAAGGCCTTACAGAAATCGAAGCGTTGGAGCAGAAAAATGAGGCAGGTCTGGTCGTCGGTGAATCTGTCCAGCTCGGGATCTGGGATCCCGACCGTTTGCTTTTCGAGAAGTATGGTTGGGTTCCCGAAATCAATACACCTCTATTCATGGCATCGCATGCGCCTGAGTACGTTGCACAGCAAGGGGAAAAGCAGGTTGGGTCCATTCCTGGAACTAACTATCCCGTGCTGATGAACCTACGACAAGCTGTGACACACCACACGGCAATTCTCGGTATTACGGGATCGGGTAAGTCCGTTTTCTGCCGCGACCTGATTCGAAATATAATCGTCAATGGCACCAAGGTGATTTGTGTCGACTTTACAAATGAATATCGCAACAAGTTTCCGAATCTCGCGCCGGCGAATGTGGTCACAGATGCGCACAAAAAAGAGCTTTTTGAAGCGATAAATCTGCTTTCGACGGAACTAGAAAAGTTCGGGAGCCAGCAGAACAAGAAACTCATTGCGGACATGACCCAAATATTAAAGGAGCGCTTTTACGAAGCAGTGAAGGTATTCATGCAGTCGGACAAGACGCTCGCACTATTCGAGCTCCCAGATGTTTCAAACACAACCGGCATCCTGGAATATACCAAGTGGTTCTTTCATGGGCTCTTCCAGGTCGCGAGGCAAGATGCCAACTTCGGCAAGCAGGTGTGCGTTGTTCTGGAGGAAGCACACACAGTGATTCCAGAATGGAATTTCATCGGTGTGGAGGAGAAGAAGGCTCAATCTTTAGTGAACAGCATCAGCCAAATCGCCCTCCAAGGCCGGAAGTACAACGTTGGCTTCATTGTGGTTGCACAGCGAACCGCCAACGTTTCCAAAACAGTCTTGACTCAATGCAATACTATAGTGGCGTTTCAGCAGTTCGATAGGACAAGTTCCGATTTCCTGCTCAACTATATGGGTGCGGAAATGGTTGCGGCACTTCCTGCCTTGCGCTTTAGGCAGGCCATCGCCGTAGGTAAGGCATTCAGGTCCGGCGTACCCCTGATCTTCGAAGTGCCCGTAATAAAGGAAGAATGA